Proteins encoded by one window of Marixanthomonas sp. SCSIO 43207:
- a CDS encoding putative LPS assembly protein LptD, with product MAMHSQDIPPKDSVEIPLETEKDSLKPSIINVTEEVNEIVNDTVKTDSVQPKKELLTDVVDYYGEDYVYINRKEKKVYMYNQAYIVYGNMRIDAGYIILDYNKNEVYAKGIDSAGTYTQKPVFVQAQNEVKPDSIRFNFDSEKALVYNSRTEQNGFNVIAEVTKKVNDSVVFLRNVKFTTSKNIDDPEYYFYTRKAKFVPKKKIVTGLTNMYIADVPTPVGLPFAFFPLTEDRASGFIIPTIGEQSRRGFFFQNGGYYFAVNDYLDLTLLGDYYTNGSYGLRGESSYALRYRFRGNISVRYENLIDSERGFPNFNQSSVYNIRWNHTQDAKANPSSRFSASVNLGSSRYFRQSVNQTNNASALVNTLSSSVSYSKTFEGDPQVNVSLAGTHSQNTNTQTINMSLPNVTASVSRVFPFAPKTGTKKGIIDNINLQYDVAAENRIQTTDSLFFKPEMFDNAQIGARHSVPISTNFKILNYLSATASTNLQETWTAKTFNQRYDATVNDGDGGVVRDTISGFDRYFTYNFSTSLGTTVYGTFNFGKDKKIQALRHVMRPSISYNVNPSFDQYYENYTIPSADPEVNAEVVEYSRFENTLYGAPNKTYSSNIGISLSNTLEAKVRDKDSLATEPKKVKLLNNLNFSTAYNLAGDSLQWSPLRFSGSIPVVDKLDFNFNGSLDPYALNNSNEKIDKFNIDNGGSLFRLTNANISINYSFSSKDLEVDSENKDRLENETFRNGGRPDDLFGDVRDIDDNRLYKDDDEDESNQNRAWYNYDIPWDFRLAYTMTYSNNRRQNEISSQSLMFSSNLELSPRWTVGVSSGYDFKNKGITLTQFRFQRDLESWQMSFNWTPIGSVNTSWYFFIGIKSSVLSDIKYDKRREPDQQL from the coding sequence ATGGCAATGCACTCTCAAGATATTCCTCCCAAAGACTCTGTTGAAATACCTTTAGAAACTGAAAAAGATTCTCTCAAGCCTAGTATAATAAACGTTACTGAAGAGGTAAATGAAATTGTAAATGACACCGTTAAGACAGATTCTGTACAGCCCAAAAAAGAACTTTTAACAGATGTTGTTGATTATTACGGAGAGGATTATGTGTATATAAACCGAAAAGAAAAAAAGGTCTATATGTACAACCAGGCTTATATTGTTTATGGAAACATGCGCATTGATGCCGGCTACATTATTCTAGATTACAATAAAAATGAGGTCTACGCAAAAGGAATTGATAGCGCCGGAACATACACACAAAAACCTGTTTTTGTTCAAGCTCAAAATGAAGTAAAACCAGATTCTATACGGTTTAACTTTGATAGTGAAAAAGCATTGGTTTATAATTCTAGAACAGAACAGAACGGCTTTAACGTTATCGCTGAAGTTACCAAAAAGGTAAATGATTCTGTTGTATTTCTTCGGAATGTGAAATTTACCACCTCAAAAAATATAGATGATCCTGAATATTATTTTTACACCCGTAAAGCTAAATTTGTTCCTAAGAAAAAAATTGTAACCGGATTGACCAATATGTACATTGCAGATGTACCTACACCAGTTGGGTTGCCTTTTGCCTTTTTTCCTTTAACCGAAGACCGTGCATCAGGATTTATAATTCCTACTATTGGAGAACAAAGCAGACGTGGTTTCTTTTTTCAAAATGGAGGGTATTATTTTGCAGTTAATGACTACCTAGATCTCACGCTTTTAGGTGACTACTATACTAATGGAAGTTATGGCTTACGAGGGGAATCATCATATGCTCTACGATACCGTTTTAGGGGTAATATAAGCGTACGGTATGAAAACCTTATTGATAGTGAACGAGGGTTTCCCAATTTTAACCAAAGTTCGGTTTACAACATTAGATGGAATCATACACAAGATGCCAAGGCTAATCCTAGTTCTAGGTTTTCAGCGTCTGTTAACTTAGGTAGTAGTCGCTATTTTAGGCAGTCTGTAAACCAAACCAATAATGCTAGTGCTTTGGTAAATACTTTGAGTTCATCAGTATCGTATAGTAAGACTTTTGAAGGAGATCCTCAAGTTAATGTATCACTTGCCGGAACCCACTCACAAAACACCAATACACAAACTATTAATATGTCGTTGCCAAATGTGACGGCTAGTGTATCTAGGGTTTTTCCTTTTGCCCCAAAAACCGGAACAAAAAAAGGAATTATAGACAATATTAACCTTCAATATGATGTGGCTGCAGAAAATAGAATTCAAACCACAGATTCATTGTTTTTTAAACCTGAAATGTTTGATAATGCACAAATTGGAGCTAGACACTCTGTACCTATTAGCACTAATTTTAAAATATTAAATTATTTAAGTGCAACAGCAAGTACAAACCTTCAAGAAACCTGGACAGCAAAAACCTTTAATCAACGCTATGATGCAACTGTAAATGATGGTGACGGAGGTGTTGTGAGAGATACAATTTCTGGGTTTGACAGGTATTTTACTTACAATTTTTCAACAAGTTTAGGAACTACAGTTTACGGTACATTTAACTTCGGAAAAGATAAAAAAATTCAAGCTTTACGGCATGTAATGCGTCCATCTATTAGTTACAACGTCAATCCTTCTTTTGATCAATATTATGAAAATTATACTATTCCTAGTGCAGATCCTGAAGTAAACGCCGAAGTAGTAGAATATTCACGGTTTGAAAACACATTGTACGGAGCGCCAAATAAAACCTATTCTAGTAATATTGGTATTTCATTAAGTAATACACTCGAAGCAAAAGTACGAGATAAAGACTCTTTGGCTACTGAACCTAAGAAGGTTAAATTATTAAACAACCTTAACTTTTCAACCGCTTATAACTTGGCCGGAGATTCATTACAGTGGAGTCCTCTACGATTTAGCGGAAGCATCCCGGTTGTAGATAAATTGGATTTCAATTTTAACGGAAGTTTAGATCCGTATGCTTTAAATAACAGCAACGAAAAAATTGATAAATTCAATATTGATAATGGAGGAAGTTTATTTAGACTTACAAATGCTAATATTAGTATTAACTATTCCTTCTCTAGTAAAGACCTAGAAGTAGATTCAGAAAATAAAGACCGTCTAGAAAATGAAACTTTCAGAAATGGTGGTCGCCCAGATGATTTATTTGGAGACGTACGAGATATTGATGACAATAGGCTTTATAAAGATGATGATGAAGATGAAAGCAATCAAAATAGAGCTTGGTATAATTATGATATTCCGTGGGACTTTAGGTTAGCCTATACCATGACATATTCTAACAATAGACGACAAAACGAAATCTCATCCCAATCTTTAATGTTTAGCTCCAATCTTGAGTTATCACCTAGATGGACAGTTGGTGTGTCTTCAGGATATGATTTTAAAAATAAAGGTATCACGTTAACACAGTTTCGTTTTCAGAGAGATTTAGAAAGCTGGCAAATGAGTTTTAATTGGACACCTATTGGTAGTGTTAATACATCTTGGTACTTTTTTATTGGGATAAAATCTTCGGTATTAAGTGATATTAAATACGATAAACGTAGAGAACCAGATCAACAACTATAA
- a CDS encoding Rid family detoxifying hydrolase, protein MKKIIQTNQAPAPIGPYNQAVLKGNMLFTSGQIAIDPETGKLITDDIKAETKMVMENMKAVLAEAGMTFEHVLKSSIFISDMNNFAAINEVYASYFNEATAPARETVEVANLPKFVNVEISMIASL, encoded by the coding sequence ATGAAAAAAATAATCCAAACCAACCAAGCTCCGGCTCCTATAGGCCCTTATAATCAAGCTGTTTTAAAAGGAAATATGTTGTTTACTTCTGGTCAAATTGCCATTGATCCTGAAACAGGTAAATTAATTACTGATGATATTAAAGCTGAAACCAAAATGGTTATGGAAAATATGAAAGCCGTTTTAGCCGAAGCAGGAATGACTTTTGAGCATGTTTTAAAATCCTCGATATTTATTAGTGATATGAACAACTTTGCAGCAATTAATGAGGTGTATGCTTCTTATTTTAATGAAGCTACTGCCCCAGCCCGTGAAACTGTTGAAGTGGCCAATTTGCCAAAGTTTGTAAACGTTGAAATATCTATGATAGCTTCATTATAA
- a CDS encoding translocation/assembly module TamB domain-containing protein yields the protein MLLIIILSIPSVQTYVAKKVTTNLNDTYGTNINIKRLGLNWKGEVDIREVFIADHHQDTLIYAKELQTNILSFQNLIQGDLGFGNIKLTEAKLYVTTYKDEETDNLTIFSEKFDSGKPPSGNPFSLFSNDVALTNSHIKITNHNLDSPEVFDLHNVSVFANDFKITGPNIDAEIESLSLKAQRGFVIKNLKSDFSYTLEKMEIKDLELQTQYSIIKGDITLDYSENGMSDFENDVVITAIFNDSEISTNDLNVFYNEFGKDQNILLDTDFEGTLNAFKISETRLATSNTTVEGDYNFYNLLSASSDFSIQSSNHTIQTSYYDLRRFMPRVLGDVLPNQLKDIGTVTFTGKTSINTTQLITNSTINTGVGSARADIELGNITDFDNAYYNGNVVLNKLNLGKLAGTTSLGKVTANVDIEGRGFTQETVSTLIEGNISSFNFEGYEYKNIQVTGTLKDPVFNGNLSIDDPNLKMDFKGLVDVSEEFNQYDFEADVEFAELNQLNLVKRDSVSVFAGRIVADMDGTTIDDAVGTISFEETFYQTATEDFFFADFEITSSFEGEEHIIAINSPDIITGKISGRFLIEDIPNLFVNGIGSIYANYIPEEVTTNQYIDYEFEVYNKIVDLFVPQLKLGDNTRVKGSVSSDQSKFKLDFRSPELLLYDNYLGKVNIQVDNDNPLYNTYISVDSVYTGVYNVVDVNVINKTINDTLYVRSEFKGGEKKEDLFNLSLYHTINPAGKSVVGVKRSDITFKDNVWYLNEDNNSLNKVVFDNDFKAFRIDSLVLNHNNEIIQLAGEIRDSTYKDLKLRFRDVNIGNITPEVDSLRLQGNVNGKLDFLQKNSAYYPNSSVTIDDVIINEIPFGDLNLQIKGNEDLSRYTINTTLVNEDVKSINAVGSIDVSPQNPMIDLDVDLNDFNMQAFSPFGGDVVTDIRGLITGNAQVSGNYKSPNINGEFNLENSGLTVPYLNVDFDLENNTKVILDKNKISVDAITITDTKYNTQGTFLATATHKNFGDWKLDMNISSNNLLVLDTPPDEDALYYGTAFIDGTASIKGPVDELVIDVVAATEDNTSFKIPLSDVASIGDDSFIKFLSPEEKEARINGEPLVTEEPKGLSVNFELDINEKAEVEVVVDKTNNSTLKGRGAGTLLIELNTLGKFNMWGDFLIINGNFDFRYGGIIQKNIEVESGGSINWDGDPERAQLDLTAKYETDANPSILLDNPTVNRKIPVEVLVGLTGELIQPDINFSINFPRVSSVVKSELDYKLQNEELMEKQALFLIASGNFVNDNYGGANLGTGALVERVSGLVNELFADQDSKFSVGLDYSQGSRLPDQETADRFGITLSTQINERILINGKVGVPVGGVNETAVAGDIEVQWLVNEDGSLRMKFFNRQADLQFIGEDQIFEQGAGISYSVDFDTFRELVKKLFNKKITLESEEEKVPVTPGENDVPVNFNNTQATEQEDE from the coding sequence GTGCTACTTATCATTATTTTATCGATTCCTTCGGTACAAACTTACGTTGCCAAAAAAGTAACCACAAACCTTAATGATACGTACGGCACTAACATCAATATTAAGCGACTAGGCCTCAACTGGAAAGGAGAGGTTGATATACGCGAAGTATTTATAGCAGACCATCATCAAGACACTTTAATTTACGCCAAAGAGCTTCAAACCAATATTTTAAGTTTTCAGAATCTCATTCAAGGAGATCTTGGTTTCGGAAATATTAAATTGACAGAGGCCAAGTTGTACGTAACTACCTATAAAGACGAAGAAACAGATAATCTCACTATTTTTTCAGAAAAATTTGACTCTGGAAAACCACCTAGCGGCAATCCTTTTTCATTATTTAGTAATGATGTGGCGCTTACAAATAGTCACATAAAAATAACAAACCACAACCTTGACAGTCCTGAGGTTTTTGATTTACATAATGTTTCTGTCTTTGCTAATGACTTTAAAATTACAGGACCAAATATAGATGCAGAAATTGAATCTCTTTCCCTAAAAGCTCAGCGAGGTTTTGTGATAAAAAACTTAAAGTCTGATTTTTCATACACACTTGAAAAAATGGAGATTAAAGATCTTGAATTACAAACTCAATACTCGATAATTAAAGGCGATATTACACTAGATTATTCAGAAAATGGGATGAGTGATTTTGAAAATGATGTTGTTATAACAGCAATCTTCAATGATTCTGAAATTTCTACAAATGATTTAAACGTTTTTTACAATGAATTTGGCAAAGATCAAAATATCCTACTAGACACAGACTTTGAAGGAACTCTCAATGCGTTTAAAATTTCAGAAACACGCTTGGCAACTTCAAATACAACAGTTGAAGGAGATTATAATTTTTACAATCTTTTAAGTGCCTCTAGTGACTTTTCAATTCAATCATCAAATCATACTATTCAAACTAGTTATTATGATTTAAGAAGGTTTATGCCTAGAGTTTTAGGAGATGTTTTACCCAATCAACTTAAAGATATTGGCACCGTTACATTTACCGGTAAAACCTCAATTAATACTACACAACTAATAACCAATAGTACTATAAATACGGGAGTGGGTAGTGCAAGGGCAGATATAGAACTTGGCAACATTACCGATTTTGATAACGCATATTACAACGGAAATGTAGTTTTGAATAAACTTAACTTAGGTAAGCTTGCCGGAACTACTTCATTGGGAAAAGTTACCGCAAATGTTGATATTGAAGGAAGGGGCTTTACTCAAGAAACCGTAAGTACGTTGATTGAAGGAAACATTTCATCATTTAATTTTGAAGGGTATGAATATAAAAACATTCAGGTAACCGGTACTTTAAAAGATCCAGTATTTAATGGTAATTTGAGCATTGATGATCCCAATTTGAAAATGGATTTTAAAGGGCTGGTAGATGTTTCAGAAGAATTTAATCAATATGATTTTGAAGCAGATGTCGAGTTTGCAGAACTAAATCAATTAAATCTTGTAAAACGTGATAGTGTTTCTGTTTTTGCTGGTAGAATAGTAGCCGATATGGACGGAACCACGATTGATGATGCTGTAGGAACTATTTCTTTTGAAGAAACATTCTACCAAACAGCAACCGAAGATTTTTTCTTCGCAGATTTTGAAATCACTTCTTCTTTTGAAGGAGAAGAACATATTATTGCTATCAATTCACCAGACATAATTACCGGAAAAATAAGCGGGCGATTTTTAATAGAGGACATTCCTAATCTTTTTGTAAACGGTATTGGCAGTATTTATGCAAATTATATCCCCGAAGAGGTTACAACCAATCAATACATTGATTACGAGTTTGAGGTATATAATAAAATTGTAGACCTTTTTGTGCCTCAATTAAAGTTGGGGGATAATACGCGCGTAAAAGGTTCGGTATCTTCAGATCAATCAAAATTTAAATTAGACTTTCGTTCTCCTGAACTTTTACTTTATGATAATTATTTAGGCAAAGTAAACATACAAGTTGATAATGACAACCCGCTTTACAACACGTATATTTCAGTAGATTCTGTATACACCGGAGTTTACAATGTAGTTGATGTAAATGTTATCAATAAAACAATTAATGATACGCTCTATGTACGTTCAGAGTTTAAAGGAGGTGAGAAAAAAGAAGATCTTTTTAACTTATCGCTGTATCATACCATCAATCCAGCAGGAAAATCTGTTGTAGGTGTAAAAAGATCAGACATTACATTCAAAGACAACGTGTGGTACCTTAATGAAGATAATAATAGTTTAAACAAAGTGGTTTTTGATAATGATTTTAAAGCTTTCCGCATTGATTCTTTGGTATTGAATCACAATAATGAAATCATTCAATTAGCCGGCGAAATACGAGATTCTACCTATAAAGATTTAAAACTTCGTTTTCGTGATGTAAATATTGGCAATATAACTCCAGAGGTAGACAGTTTGCGCTTACAAGGAAATGTAAACGGAAAGTTAGATTTTCTTCAAAAAAATAGCGCTTACTATCCAAATTCTTCAGTAACGATAGACGATGTAATTATTAATGAAATTCCGTTTGGAGATTTAAATTTACAAATTAAAGGAAACGAAGACCTCTCTAGATATACCATTAATACAACTCTTGTTAACGAAGATGTAAAATCTATTAATGCTGTGGGATCAATTGATGTATCACCACAAAACCCAATGATTGACCTAGATGTTGATCTTAACGATTTTAATATGCAAGCTTTTAGTCCGTTTGGCGGTGATGTGGTTACAGATATACGAGGATTGATTACCGGAAACGCTCAAGTAAGCGGAAATTATAAATCACCCAATATTAATGGCGAGTTTAATTTGGAAAATAGCGGATTAACGGTTCCATACCTAAATGTTGATTTTGATTTAGAAAACAACACCAAAGTTATTCTTGATAAAAATAAAATCTCTGTAGATGCCATAACCATTACAGACACAAAATACAATACTCAAGGTACCTTCTTGGCAACAGCAACACATAAAAACTTTGGAGACTGGAAACTTGATATGAATATAAGTTCAAACAATCTTTTGGTTTTAGATACACCACCAGATGAAGATGCACTGTATTACGGTACAGCTTTTATTGACGGTACCGCTTCAATAAAAGGTCCGGTGGACGAACTTGTGATTGATGTTGTTGCAGCTACTGAAGATAATACCAGCTTTAAAATTCCATTAAGTGATGTTGCTTCAATAGGAGATGACTCCTTTATAAAATTTTTATCTCCTGAAGAAAAAGAAGCACGTATAAACGGCGAACCTCTTGTTACTGAAGAACCCAAAGGGCTTTCGGTTAATTTTGAATTAGACATCAACGAAAAAGCTGAAGTAGAAGTAGTGGTTGACAAAACAAACAACTCAACCTTAAAAGGTCGTGGAGCAGGTACTTTGTTAATAGAATTAAACACCTTAGGAAAATTTAATATGTGGGGTGACTTCTTGATTATCAATGGTAATTTTGATTTTAGATACGGCGGTATAATTCAAAAGAATATTGAAGTAGAATCTGGCGGAAGTATCAACTGGGATGGTGATCCAGAACGCGCACAACTTGATCTTACTGCAAAATATGAAACCGATGCCAACCCTTCAATATTACTGGATAACCCAACTGTAAACCGTAAAATTCCGGTAGAAGTATTGGTAGGTCTTACTGGTGAGTTGATTCAACCGGATATTAATTTCAGCATTAATTTTCCACGGGTAAGTTCAGTAGTTAAAAGTGAATTGGATTACAAGCTTCAAAACGAAGAGTTAATGGAAAAACAAGCACTTTTCTTAATTGCTTCGGGTAACTTTGTGAATGATAATTATGGTGGTGCCAATTTAGGAACCGGAGCCTTGGTTGAGCGTGTTTCTGGTTTGGTGAATGAATTATTTGCCGACCAAGACAGTAAATTCAGCGTTGGTTTGGATTACTCACAAGGAAGTCGTTTACCCGATCAAGAAACAGCAGACCGTTTTGGAATTACGCTTTCTACCCAAATTAATGAACGTATATTAATTAATGGAAAAGTAGGTGTTCCGGTTGGAGGTGTAAATGAAACCGCTGTTGCAGGTGATATTGAGGTGCAATGGTTGGTTAATGAAGATGGAAGTTTACGTATGAAGTTTTTTAATCGCCAAGCAGACTTGCAGTTTATTGGTGAAGATCAAATTTTTGAACAAGGAGCTGGAATATCGTATTCAGTTGATTTTGATACTTTCCGAGAATTGGTTAAAAAACTATTCAACAAAAAGATAACGTTAGAGTCTGAAGAAGAAAAAGTTCCCGTTACACCTGGTGAAAATGATGTTCCGGTAAATTTTAACAACACTCAAGCTACCGAGCAAGAAGATGAATAA
- the tsaD gene encoding tRNA (adenosine(37)-N6)-threonylcarbamoyltransferase complex transferase subunit TsaD, translated as MPNLTTKNCYILGIESSCDDTAAAVINNGEVLSNVVATQQIHEEYGGVVPELASRAHQQNIVPVVHQALRKANIDKKQLSAIAFTRGPGLMGSLLVGTSFSKSLAMGLGVPLIDVNHMQAHILAHFIKAEGQTAPSFPFLALTISGGHTQIVKVTDYFEMEVIGQTIDDAVGEAFDKSAKILGLPYPGGPLIDKYAQKGNPKAFKFTKPKVKPLDFSFSGLKTAVLYFVEKEVANNPNFISENIEDVCASLQFTIVDYLMDKLKNAVKQTGIKEIAIGGGVSANSGIRNALQEAQGKYGWKTHIPKFEYCTDNAAMIAIVGELKYKQQLFAKNDVLAQARMKL; from the coding sequence ATGCCTAATTTGACTACAAAAAATTGCTACATACTCGGTATTGAATCTTCGTGTGATGATACCGCTGCCGCTGTGATTAACAACGGTGAGGTACTGTCTAATGTTGTTGCTACACAACAAATACACGAAGAATATGGTGGTGTAGTTCCAGAGCTTGCCTCTCGTGCTCATCAACAAAATATTGTGCCCGTAGTACACCAAGCATTACGCAAAGCAAATATCGATAAAAAACAACTAAGTGCCATAGCTTTTACAAGGGGTCCGGGACTTATGGGTTCTTTGTTGGTAGGCACCTCATTTTCAAAGTCTTTGGCAATGGGATTAGGTGTTCCTTTGATTGATGTTAATCACATGCAAGCACATATTTTGGCTCATTTTATAAAGGCAGAAGGTCAAACTGCACCCTCTTTTCCATTTTTGGCATTAACAATTAGTGGTGGTCACACCCAAATTGTAAAAGTGACAGATTATTTTGAAATGGAAGTTATAGGTCAAACAATTGATGATGCTGTTGGTGAAGCCTTTGATAAATCTGCTAAAATTTTAGGACTACCCTATCCAGGCGGGCCTTTAATAGATAAATATGCTCAAAAAGGAAACCCGAAAGCGTTTAAGTTTACCAAACCAAAAGTAAAACCATTAGATTTTAGTTTTAGTGGGTTAAAAACTGCAGTACTGTATTTTGTAGAGAAAGAGGTAGCCAATAATCCTAATTTTATTTCAGAAAATATTGAAGACGTTTGTGCTAGTTTACAGTTTACTATTGTTGATTATTTAATGGATAAGTTAAAAAACGCTGTTAAACAAACAGGTATTAAAGAAATTGCAATTGGAGGCGGTGTTTCAGCAAATAGCGGAATACGTAATGCTTTGCAAGAAGCCCAAGGTAAATATGGCTGGAAAACACACATTCCAAAATTTGAATATTGCACCGATAATGCAGCCATGATTGCTATAGTTGGTGAGCTTAAATATAAACAACAATTGTTTGCCAAAAACGATGTGCTAGCTCAAGCTAGAATGAAATTATAA
- a CDS encoding 16S rRNA (uracil(1498)-N(3))-methyltransferase has protein sequence MQLFYHPNSSETSKEIFFDKEESRHIGKVLRKKEGDILDITNGKGVFFKAELTMVSPKKCIATITETTKQQPLPYHLHLAVAPTKSNDRFETFLEKATEIGITEITPIICEHSERKTIKPERFEKILQSAMKQSLKAYLPKLNTAVSSKDFIKQKHSENLLCIAHCEETDKKSFKGMIQNKQSVLVLIGPEGDFSSEEIELAKNNNFIPVTLGDTRLRTETAAIVATHSVSFINQY, from the coding sequence ATGCAACTTTTTTATCATCCAAACAGTTCAGAAACATCAAAAGAAATATTTTTTGATAAAGAGGAAAGTCGGCATATAGGGAAAGTTTTACGTAAAAAAGAGGGAGACATACTTGATATTACTAATGGCAAAGGCGTTTTTTTTAAAGCCGAATTAACAATGGTATCACCAAAAAAATGCATTGCAACAATAACAGAAACTACTAAACAGCAGCCACTACCCTATCATTTGCATCTTGCCGTAGCTCCTACCAAATCTAATGACCGGTTTGAAACATTTTTAGAAAAAGCCACCGAAATAGGAATTACAGAAATAACTCCTATCATTTGTGAACACAGCGAACGAAAAACTATTAAACCTGAGCGTTTCGAAAAGATATTACAAAGCGCCATGAAACAGTCTTTAAAAGCATATCTGCCTAAGTTAAACACCGCAGTATCTAGTAAAGACTTTATCAAACAAAAGCATAGTGAAAACCTGTTGTGTATTGCTCATTGTGAAGAGACCGATAAAAAATCTTTTAAAGGAATGATTCAAAACAAACAATCAGTACTTGTGTTAATTGGTCCAGAAGGTGATTTTTCTTCAGAAGAAATTGAACTTGCAAAGAACAATAATTTTATACCGGTTACCTTGGGCGATACCCGATTAAGAACTGAAACCGCTGCAATTGTGGCAACACACAGTGTATCGTTTATAAACCAATACTAA
- a CDS encoding DUF4159 domain-containing protein — MRLLLLIFLFTLTSVQAQQIAVLKYGGGGDWYSNPTSLPNLASFCNQQINTAISEKIQTVSPGSIDIFDYPFIHMTGHGNVFFTAEEAENLRSYLLSGGFLHIDDNYGMDQYLRKELVKIFPNKELKELPANHSIFNSQFTFSEGLPKIHEHDSKRPQAFGIEHEGRLVLLYTIESDLGDGWENQEIHNDPPEVRLKALKMGANIIKYVFEH; from the coding sequence ATGCGATTGCTACTACTCATTTTCCTATTTACATTAACTAGTGTTCAAGCACAACAGATAGCTGTTTTAAAATACGGTGGTGGCGGTGATTGGTACAGCAATCCTACTTCTTTACCCAATCTAGCTTCATTTTGTAATCAACAAATTAATACTGCTATTTCAGAAAAAATACAAACAGTAAGTCCTGGAAGTATTGATATTTTTGATTATCCTTTTATCCATATGACGGGGCACGGAAATGTTTTTTTTACTGCTGAAGAAGCTGAAAATCTACGTAGTTATTTGTTAAGTGGCGGATTTTTGCATATTGATGATAACTATGGAATGGACCAATACCTGCGGAAAGAACTTGTAAAAATTTTTCCGAATAAAGAATTAAAAGAACTTCCCGCAAACCATTCAATTTTTAATTCACAGTTTACCTTTTCTGAAGGATTACCTAAAATACATGAGCATGACAGTAAGCGCCCACAAGCCTTTGGGATTGAACATGAAGGCAGACTAGTATTGCTATACACTATAGAAAGTGATTTGGGTGACGGATGGGAAAATCAAGAAATACACAATGACCCACCAGAAGTAAGACTTAAAGCTTTAAAAATGGGAGCCAATATTATCAAATATGTTTTTGAACATTAA
- a CDS encoding TrmH family RNA methyltransferase, with translation MTKQLTHQTTSFQSKKFPIKIICDGVQSPANIGGLFRISEAFGVSELIFCNASINFSSSRLRKTARHTVEKVPFRLSESILSEIKELQKHDYKIIALELTETSIPLEKLTLDAQEKLALIIGHEQHGISETVLKNVDESTHIRMFGTNSSINVVQAAGIALFTLTKLLN, from the coding sequence GTGACCAAACAATTAACACATCAAACCACTAGCTTTCAGTCTAAAAAATTTCCTATAAAAATTATTTGTGATGGTGTACAAAGTCCTGCAAACATAGGTGGTTTGTTCAGGATAAGTGAAGCTTTTGGTGTATCAGAGCTTATTTTTTGCAACGCATCTATTAATTTTTCTTCTTCCCGTTTACGCAAAACCGCTCGACATACAGTTGAAAAAGTACCATTTCGTTTGTCTGAATCAATCCTTTCAGAAATAAAAGAATTACAAAAACACGATTATAAAATTATAGCTTTAGAACTTACCGAAACTAGCATTCCGCTAGAAAAACTTACCCTTGATGCTCAAGAAAAACTTGCATTAATTATAGGACATGAACAACACGGTATATCTGAAACTGTTTTAAAGAACGTTGATGAAAGCACTCATATTAGGATGTTTGGCACCAATAGCAGCATTAATGTTGTACAAGCAGCCGGGATTGCTCTTTTCACCTTAACAAAACTTTTAAATTAG